In Aptenodytes patagonicus chromosome 6, bAptPat1.pri.cur, whole genome shotgun sequence, one genomic interval encodes:
- the RBM43 gene encoding RNA-binding protein 43, with product MATGQAAKSARTVVITGIPDGLLHNDVMTDILMIHFQMSKNNGGDVEEVTYPTVRKGVAYVTFEDQEVVESVLKKDEHRLEDKRLSRYYPLNVTRYCENVFSSVTSVLNMSIFKDQFVLEDLIEEFKKKSTALSFGPLQSNGHISVQGSFPAIELLRDFLLLKAKSLSKKDKREESKSCQRPKRRQQQHSLTTGMSNFVRDAGGEKQVVVLDTDIYHYMKYFFPRTFLVNDDVVISDITDGDITMVYIENAGSRSDAGQVLRVKEKIENQSMKLHNALRKERIYFEEHARDEKQRYKWACESLKPHYPSVLVIPYDTHIDVIGNSSETFEFTKEMSSKIQSLFQTR from the exons ATG GCAACGGGACAAGCTGCTAAATCAGCAAGGACAGTTGTCATCACTGGTATTCCAGATGGCCTTCTGCACAATGATGTCATGACTGACATACTGATGATTCACTTCCAAATGTCGAAGAATAACGGGGGAGATGTGGAAGAAGTAACGTATCCAACAGTGAGAAAAGGCGTTGCATATGTAACTTTTGAAGATCAAGAAG TTGTAGAGAGTGTTCTAAAGAAGGATGAACATCGACTAGAAGACAAGAGGTTGTCCAGATACTATCCACTGAACGTAACCCGTTACTGTGAAAAT GTCTTCAGCTCTGTCACATCTGTCCTCAATATGTCTATTTTCAAAGATCAATTTGTTTTAGAAGATCTGAtagaagaatttaaaaagaagagcACAGCTTTGAGCTTTGGTCCTTTGCAATCCAATGGGCATATTTCTGTTCAAGGCTCATTTCCAGCAATCGAATTGCTAAGAGACTTTCTCTTACTAAAAGCAAAATCCCTTTCAAAGAAggacaaaagagaagaaagtaagtCCTGTCAGAGACCAAAGAGGAGGCAACAGCAACACAGCCTTACCACGGGGATGAGTAATTTCGTTCGTGATGCAGGTGGGGAAAAACAAGTGGTTGTTCTTGACACAGATATATATCACTACATGAAGTACTTTTTTCCCAGGACATTCCTAGTAAATGATGACGTTGTAATTTCTGACATCACTGATGGTGATATAACTATGGTATATATTGAGAATGCTGGAAGTAGGTCTGATGCTGGACAGGTGTTACGAGtcaaagagaaaattgaaaatCAGTCTATGAAACTCCATAATGCTTTACGTAAAGAAAGGATCTACTTTGAAGAGCACGCCAGAGATGAAAAGCAGAGATACAAATGGGCGTGTGAAAGTCTAAAACCCCATTACCCTTCTGTTTTGGTCATTCCCTATGATACTCACATTGATGTTATAGGAAATTCTTCTGAGACTTTTGAATTTACGAAGGAGATGAGCAGTAAGATTCAGAGCCTGTTTCAAACCAGGTAG
- the NMI gene encoding N-myc-interactor, protein MQQVSMDLTSPQLPLEDNGFNMTTLDPFGSSKDEMEGLKEELKKWKERVEKAEKTKADLLLCKLSADEEHVKAEEELIKLKDLQEKQHKDFIRSRDTHERELCVLNQGNTELKREIEKLKEDLAECSSALSRDGQIKRKVVEMKMKFTYMEDVKDDYPDTNTHCVFGVTTKIPFTLSQNQALLTFEDEEVAQRLIKMGKHTVNLDNKVADVTVKPFTLEMGIRFELHVTISGKKINISEIPELLIPEDWMRDKLELNFYKSEQGGGGEVENVNYDKRSRTAVITFLRPGAANSFVRCTKYPFFVNGRCYLLSVSPNTDVHLEKFQLYRGISKKTILLQGIKETEEDEESIQDMIEIHFQKPSNSGGEIEKIKYVSKGIACVCFEEDT, encoded by the exons ATGCAGCAG gTTTCAATGGATTTAACAAGTCCCCAGCTACCTTTAGAAGATAATGGTTTT aaTATGACAACCCTTGACCCTTTTGGCTCATCAAAAGATGAGATGGAAGGACTTAAAGAAGAACTGAAGAAATGGAAG GAAAGAgttgaaaaagctgaaaaaacaaaagctgaccTTCTTCTCTGTAAATTAAGTGCTGATGAAGAGCATGTtaaagcagaggaggagctgaTAAAGCTAAAGGACCTTCAAGAGAAACAGCATAAGGACTTTATTAGGTCTAGGGACACCCATGAG AGAGAACTCTGTGTACTAAACCAAGGAAACACTGAGCTGAAAAGAGAGATTGAAAAGCTTAAAGAAGACCTTGCAGAATGTAGTTCAGCGCTTTCGCGGGATGGTCAG ATTAAAAGAAAGGTagtagaaatgaaaatgaagttcaCTTACATGGAAGACGTGAAGGATGATTATCCAGATACGAATACTCACTGTGTTTTTGGTGTAACTACAAAAATCCCGTTCACACTGAGTCAAAACCAGGCACTGCTCACTTTTGAAGATGAAGAAG TTGCCCAGAGACTGATAAAAATGGGTAAGCATACTGTGAACCTGGACAACAAAGTAGCAGACGTGACAGTGAAGCCTTTTACACTTGAAATGGGAATCAGATTTGAG CTCCATGTCACTATTTCTGGAAAGAAGATcaacatttcagaaatacctgAGCTTTTAATTCCTGAAGACTGGATGAGAGACAAATTAGAGCTGAATTTCTACAAATCTgaacagggaggaggaggagaagtagaaAATGTGAACTATGACAAGCGGTCTAGAACAGCTGTTATTACGTTCCTCAGACCTGGAG CAGCTAACAGCTTTGTGAGATGTACTAAATATCCTTTCTTTGTAAATGGAAGGTGCTATTTGCTTTCTGTGTCCCCAAACACCGACGTACACTTGGAAAAGTTTCAG CTCTATCGTGGGATTTCTAAGAAGACCATTCTGTTGCAAGGAATTAAAGAGAcggaagaggatgaggaaagtATACAGGACATGATTGAAATTCATTTTCAGAAGCCTAGTAATAGTGGTGGGGAAATAGAGAAAATCAAGTATGTATCAAAAGGAATAGCGTGTGTTTGTTTTGAAGAGGATACTTAG